The nucleotide sequence CGTCTACGAGTGCTGCTCGTCGTCGCGTCATTTCATCTTCTCCCATTTCGGGATAAAGCTGATAAAGGTAGTCGCCACTGATGAAATTGAGAATGGCATCGCCCAGAAATTCTAGACGCTCGTTATCTCCATCTCCTCTAGGATTTTCATTCACATAGGAACGGTGAGTGAGAGAGCGACGTAGAAGCTTTTCGTCTTTGAACATCAAGAGTTTGTGCATCTTTTCCTCGCTACGTTGATTGAAAGCTGAAAAGTCGGGGGATAAAGGCTATTGCCACAACCGTTGTTACAGTCAAAACAAGCCAGTTCTACACCGATTTTGCGGCAAAATGTTAGCCTAGAAGGGATTTTAGATTGCGAAACTCCGATGAACAAAGTTGTGGTAGGACTCTCTGGGGGAGTCGATAGTTCGGTTGCGGCTGCCACGTTGCATGATCAAGGCTATGAAGTCGTGGGCTTGACCCTTTGGTTGATGAAAGGGAAGGGACAGTGCTGCTCTGAAGGCATGATCGATGCGGCTAAACTTTGTGAGGAGTTGGACATTCCACATCACATTGTCGATAGCCGTGATGTATTTCAGGAAAATATTATCGATTACCTGGTGACAGGCTACGGAGAAGGAATTACGCCGTTGCCCTGTTCGCAGTGCAATAAAGCGGTGAAGTTTACCCCGATGCTGAACTATGCGCGGGAAACGTTGGGGATTGATAAAATCGCCACCGGTCACTATGCGCGCATTCGGGTTGAAAATGGGCGGTATCAACTGTTGAGAGCGATCGATCGATCTAAAGATCAATCTTATTTCTTGTATGACCTGGATCAAGAAGTTCTGTCGCGGGTGCTCTTTCCGCTCGGTGAAAAACACAAAACCGAAACCCGCCAAATTGCTGCTGCGTTTGGATTGCACACCGCAGACAAGCCCGAAAGCCAAGATCTGTGTTTAGTCGAAGCGAACGGTTCAATGCAAGCGTTTCTTGATAAATACATCACGCCGCACAAAGGCGAAATTGTCGATCGCGCTGGTAAAGTTCTCGGTCAGCATGAGGGCGTGCATCACTATACGATCGGGCAGCGTAAAGGGTTAGGAATCGCTCACACAGAGCCGCTTTATGTGATTGGTTTAGATGCGGCTCGCAATCGGGTGATTGTGGGTGAGCGATCGGAAGCGCAGAACCCCGAATGTACGGTGGGACGGATTAACTGGGTGTCGATCACACAACCGACCGCACCGATCAAAGCCGATGTACAGATTCGGTATCGATCGATAGCGACTCCTGCAACAGTGATTCCGATCGAAGATAATCGGGTGCGGATTGTGTTTGATGAGCCGCAGTTTAGTATCACACCCGGACAAGCCGCCGTTTGGTATGACGGAGAGGTGCTACTTGGGGGCGGAATTATTGAGCGGGGGTGAGGCAATTGCGCCAAGCGGAACATCTCGGACTGAGAAGTTCTGCCAGCCCTTGCCGTCAAAGTGCCACCATTCGGTCGAGAGTGGGATGAATCCTGCTCTCACCATTGCATTTTCTAGCAGTTGTCGATTTTTCAGCACTGATGCGGGTAAATCAGTGTAACTCCGGCTGGCGCGTTCTGTGAAATCATCAAATTGAGTCGGCATGGGAAGTTCTTTTCCAGTGCGATCGATCAGTGTGACATCGACGGCAGCTCCTCGATTATGCCGTGATCCTTTGGCGGGATTGGCGACATATCGCTCGTCGGGAACAATTTCCCACAGGCGTTTTTGAATCGATAACGGGCGGTAACAATCGTATACTTTCAGTCCAAGCCCTTCTTTTTCTAAGTTTGTTTGCACTTGCGATAACTGTTGTGCAACCGAAGCGCGTAGAATACATCTCGCTTGGGGATAAAGCTTCCGTTTGACAAAATTGTTAGTGGTGGCGTAACGAATATCGAGCGCGATCCGGGGGTTGATCGATCGAATATCG is from Cyanobacteria bacterium FACHB-DQ100 and encodes:
- the mnmA gene encoding tRNA 2-thiouridine(34) synthase MnmA, giving the protein MNKVVVGLSGGVDSSVAAATLHDQGYEVVGLTLWLMKGKGQCCSEGMIDAAKLCEELDIPHHIVDSRDVFQENIIDYLVTGYGEGITPLPCSQCNKAVKFTPMLNYARETLGIDKIATGHYARIRVENGRYQLLRAIDRSKDQSYFLYDLDQEVLSRVLFPLGEKHKTETRQIAAAFGLHTADKPESQDLCLVEANGSMQAFLDKYITPHKGEIVDRAGKVLGQHEGVHHYTIGQRKGLGIAHTEPLYVIGLDAARNRVIVGERSEAQNPECTVGRINWVSITQPTAPIKADVQIRYRSIATPATVIPIEDNRVRIVFDEPQFSITPGQAAVWYDGEVLLGGGIIERG
- a CDS encoding M15 family metallopeptidase; translated protein: MQPSSSQIRSVLAFSIALMCALLIHSPMNATELNPAVFVDIRSINPRIALDIRYATTNNFVKRKLYPQARCILRASVAQQLSQVQTNLEKEGLGLKVYDCYRPLSIQKRLWEIVPDERYVANPAKGSRHNRGAAVDVTLIDRTGKELPMPTQFDDFTERASRSYTDLPASVLKNRQLLENAMVRAGFIPLSTEWWHFDGKGWQNFSVRDVPLGAIASPPLNNSAPK